In a genomic window of Streptomyces koelreuteriae:
- a CDS encoding antibiotic biosynthesis monooxygenase family protein, which produces MTTSFIRPEPPYYAVIITTRPAADLEGYEAMSARMAELGEAQPGYLGRESQTGEDGRDLVVIYYADEASITAWKAHPEHLQAQRLGRERWYSSYSVEVARVERAYAYDRD; this is translated from the coding sequence ATGACCACCTCGTTCATCCGCCCCGAACCGCCGTACTACGCAGTGATCATCACCACCCGTCCGGCCGCGGACCTCGAAGGCTACGAGGCGATGAGCGCGCGCATGGCCGAACTCGGCGAGGCGCAACCCGGTTACCTGGGCCGCGAGTCGCAGACGGGCGAGGACGGCAGAGACCTCGTAGTCATCTACTACGCCGACGAGGCCTCGATCACGGCCTGGAAGGCCCACCCCGAACACCTCCAGGCCCAACGGCTCGGACGGGAACGCTGGTACTCCTCGTACAGCGTGGAAGTCGCCCGCGTGGAGCGCGCCTACGCCTACGACCGCGACTGA
- a CDS encoding type 1 periplasmic-binding domain-containing protein, with protein sequence MPRWRKILYAVLLVGAIVAGVALTTSLLGRPDTCADGVERIEGECVGVNGEGYDFGTPEIADVARAIARENQRIANQPHVTVAMMLPLQSDREALRRQMRSDLQGAYLGQRQANEGEGEPPRIRLVLANPGQAYGHQAKVVDTLLGMAASPEDRLRAVTGFNLSLAATEAAVKRLTENKIPVLAARISGDRIANEDRPDGMAALKFPGLARILPTNNDAAQALANFNGERGRRNLRTVLVYDKRPDGYNESLARAFSRIEEKGPAGPAAMSFESPSIDEPGSTGNQFTQTANNICDSEADTIYFAGRTLHLRIFALKLAQVGCENRHYTIVSGSDAASLRQAMTEKDWARLRGEDGRPKVTVQYAAPAHPDAWTTELTKWTKAYTAKHAKKPPTQDLPQYLTEPKAALDTLRNQITATRREGTALGSTPNLDDSRTMLVYDGLITIGKALHQAQRGAPETTAPTREDVGRQWSLLQSRHRVQATSGLICLTTGGNAYDKPAAVVELDPGRKGEGTLKFVGLGWPTGKPQPKNCVIPSTTP encoded by the coding sequence ATGCCCAGATGGCGCAAGATCCTCTACGCGGTGTTGCTCGTAGGGGCGATCGTGGCGGGCGTCGCCCTCACCACCTCCCTCCTCGGCAGGCCGGACACCTGCGCAGACGGCGTCGAGCGGATCGAGGGCGAGTGCGTCGGCGTCAACGGCGAGGGCTACGACTTCGGCACCCCGGAGATCGCCGACGTCGCCCGGGCCATCGCCCGCGAGAACCAGCGGATCGCGAACCAGCCGCATGTCACGGTGGCGATGATGCTGCCGCTCCAGTCGGACCGCGAGGCCCTGCGCCGGCAGATGCGCAGCGACCTCCAGGGCGCCTACCTGGGCCAGCGCCAGGCCAACGAGGGCGAGGGCGAACCCCCGAGAATCCGCCTGGTCCTCGCCAACCCCGGTCAGGCCTACGGCCATCAGGCGAAGGTCGTCGACACCCTGCTCGGGATGGCCGCCTCCCCCGAGGACCGGCTGCGCGCGGTCACCGGCTTCAACCTGAGCCTCGCCGCCACCGAGGCGGCGGTGAAACGCCTGACGGAGAACAAGATCCCGGTCCTGGCGGCCAGAATCAGCGGCGACAGAATCGCGAACGAGGACCGGCCCGACGGCATGGCCGCCCTGAAGTTCCCCGGTCTGGCCCGCATCCTCCCCACCAACAACGACGCGGCCCAGGCCCTGGCCAACTTCAACGGCGAACGCGGCCGCCGCAACCTCAGAACGGTCCTGGTCTACGACAAACGCCCCGACGGCTACAACGAGTCCCTGGCCCGGGCGTTCAGCAGGATCGAGGAGAAGGGCCCGGCCGGCCCCGCCGCGATGTCCTTCGAGTCCCCGTCCATCGACGAGCCGGGCTCGACCGGCAACCAGTTCACCCAGACGGCCAACAACATCTGCGACTCCGAGGCCGACACGATCTACTTCGCGGGCCGCACGCTCCACCTGCGCATCTTCGCCCTCAAGCTCGCCCAGGTGGGCTGCGAGAACCGCCACTACACGATCGTCAGCGGCTCCGACGCGGCCTCGCTGCGCCAGGCCATGACGGAGAAGGACTGGGCCCGGCTCCGCGGCGAGGACGGCAGACCGAAGGTGACGGTGCAGTACGCGGCCCCCGCCCACCCGGACGCCTGGACCACGGAACTGACGAAGTGGACGAAGGCCTACACGGCGAAGCACGCCAAGAAGCCCCCCACCCAGGACCTCCCCCAGTACCTCACCGAACCGAAGGCGGCCCTGGACACCCTCAGGAACCAGATCACCGCCACCCGGCGCGAGGGCACGGCACTCGGCTCCACCCCGAACCTGGACGACTCCCGCACGATGCTCGTCTACGACGGCCTCATCACCATCGGCAAGGCCCTCCACCAGGCCCAACGAGGCGCCCCCGAGACCACCGCCCCCACCCGCGAGGACGTGGGCCGCCAGTGGTCCCTCCTCCAGTCCCGCCACCGAGTCCAGGCCACCAGCGGCCTGATCTGCCTCACCACGGGCGGCAACGCCTACGACAAACCGGCCGCCGTCGTCGAACTCGACCCGGGCCGAAAAGGCGAGGGCACCCTCAAATTCGTCGGCCTCGGCTGGCCGACGGGCAAGCCCCAGCCGAAGAACTGCGTGATCCCGAGCACGACGCCGTGA